The DNA segment CTCATTCAACATTTACAAACGTGACGTCTGCGGTATTATCGGAGACAACGGTGTCGGAAAATCCACGCTGCTTGAGATTATCGCCGGCACGTTGGAAAAAAACAGCGGAAGCATCGTCTACGGCTCAAAGCTGAAGATGGCATACTTTGATCAGGAAATGAGCCATTTGAATTTGGAGAATACCGTTATTGATGAGATTTGGGACAGCTATCCGAAACTGAATCACTATGAAATCCGCTCGTACCTTGCGAAGTTTCTATTTATGGGCGATGACGTATTCAAACTGGTCGGCGAGCTATCCGGTGGCGAAAAAGGTCGGCTCTCTATTTTAAAGCTCATGCTCCAAGGTGCCAATGTCCTCCTCCTGGATGAACCTACCAACCACCTGGATATTGACTCCAAAGAAGTCTTTGAATCTGCAATTAAGGCTTTTGACGGTACCGTCATTGCCGTATCTCACGATCGTTATTTTTTAAATGCTGTGACGACGAAGATTTTAAAATTAGAATCGGACGGTGTGTCGGAATACCTGGGCAACTTTGACTACTATCTGGAAAAGACCCAAGATGATATCGACGATGACGCGCCAGAGATTACAAAAACTCAGCGTAAAAATCAGGCCAGAGAAGAACGACGCACTCAAGCCCAAACAAAAAAGCGCCGTGAAGCGCTAAAAACTTTGGAGGCGACTATTGCCGCGCTGGAGGAGGAACTTGCTCAGGTGGATGCCGCCTTAAGCGACCCCGCCACTTATGACGACTCACAACAAGTGCTACTCTTGTCCCAAACACGGACACGTCTGGACGCCGAATTAGAAGACGCCATGGCGGCATGGATGGAAGTCGGCGACGAAAACCTCTAGCTGAGATATTAACGATGTTATCCACAATCCCAAATCCCATAGATTGGCGGTTTGCGAATTCCACTTGGCGAAAACGGCTTAGAAAAGCTCTTTTCGCCTCTTTTTTTTGTAAAATTTTATTCACAATGCTTGTGCATGATAAACCTTGAATTTAAGCTAATCCACAAAATTATCCACATTGTCCACAAAAAAAGCTCATGTGTTCCTTGTCTACCTGTGTATAGTTCTGTGTATAGTCCGTCCTGACAGTCAGTCCCACATGACCGGCACAGCATCTTTTAACGTCACATCATCGGCTGTCACATGACAATCAAACGCAAGAATCCCCACCGTGTCCGCCATCGCTTTTAATGCCTTGGTAAACGCCGGTTGCATCAGTGTATTAGGAGAAAAACTCACAACCCCTTCCATCTGAATACAAAAGATCACATAGTTTTCAAAGCCTTCTTCGGCAAGTCGACTGAGCCCCACAAGGTGTTTCAGTCCACGAAGTGTAGGCGCGTCAGGAAAATACGCACGGTTTTCCACTTCCAACGTGACGCCTTTAACTTCAATGTACCCTCTAACTGGTGTGTCCTCCTTAATCCCTTCATAATAAAAGTCGAAACGACTGTCACCTTCAGTCCGTTCCCGCGCTAGGTGAAGATGCTTTACCTGAGATAGAATTTGTCCGGCGTTTAAGGCTTCTTCTACAATTTTATTCGGTCCCTGCGCGTCAATATTGATGAGGCGATCGCCCTTGTAGACACTCACAAGTGAATAGGCAGTCCGACGGTTCGACGTTGCAGCGTGCTCCAATACCACAGGTGTCCCCTCTAAAAAAAGCTCTCGACACCTTCCGGTATTGGGCACATGAACCTGTATGACAGCGTCCTCCAACTTCACTTCTGCAATAAAGCGATTGAGACGACGGATAAATGTGGCGGTGCTAGTACGATGATATTTCATAATTGTCCTTTGTCTGATACTGGATGTCTTGTACGATTTACGACTACCATCATACCACAGCCTCGCCTAATGGCAAGGCTGCAAATACTCGCCATCCCGCCCATTGCATATCCATGATCGGCTCTCAGAAAACCTCCGCCTCTACTATTGCCTTCATACACGCCACCCTACGCTGTTTCCATGACACCCAAAACCTGCGACATCACCTGTGCAAAAACCATTTTGCTGCTAAGACGTGGGGCAAGTACTTCTAAAAATCGATGGTCTTCTCGCTCAACGTATCGAGAAGGCACTGTACAGTCCGCGGTCCAATGACTTGTCAAAGATGACACCGGGTCAAGTAAGTTTTACAATGTTTCACATTGAAAGTTGACGTTTATTTTAGTATACTGTAATTACATTTAAATTGTGGTTGCCGCATACGAAGCGGTAGTTTTTATCTGATGCCTAACTGTCGATAGATGGCTTGAGTTGTATCTGATGTGATACAGTCTTCGGCAAAAAAGACAGGGAGAAGCTCAGAGTTTTTACAAGTGAAAAAATCTTAAAAACAAAAAAGCATCAACACCACCAAGATAGGCACTGTCTATCTTTTTTTAGTGCAGTTATTGGCAGGAAAACACATGGAGGTCGTTATGCCAAAAGTTTTTTATGATTTTTTCCAAATTAATCGTTCGATATTGCTCAAGTTACTGGCCGGCACGTCGCTAATGAGTTTTGTGTTGGTGAACATTCACATGCAGTCCAACATCACCGAAGGCGGCGTCCTGGGTCTCACCATGCTGCTCTACAAACTTTTTGGATGGGACCCGGCGGTGACCAGTCCCCTTTTGGACTTTGCCGCCTTCAGCTTGGGAGTCACCTACTTCGGGCGGAAATTTTTAAAGCGGACAGCTCTGTGCTCTCTTCTTTTTGCACTGTTCTATAAACTGTTTTTCACTCTGGGTCCGGTGCTTCCAAACCTCTACCAGCTCCCCGCTGTGGCTTCTATTCTGGGTGGTCTGGGGATCGGACTGGGGTGCGGACTCATTGTCCACGAAGGCATTGCCGCCGGCGGCGACGATGCGCTGGCACTTGTACTCTCCAATCGTCTGAATCTCAAGATTAATCGAGTGTATTTTCTCACGGATTTCAGCATTCTGATCTTATCTTTAACCTACATTCCTGTAAATCGGATCGGATTTTCTCTGCTCACAACTGTGGTCTCGTCACTAGTTATCAGACAGATCGAAGTACTTTTGCCACAAAAAAATGGTGCACGAAGCACCATCTAATAACTTTATGACACGTCACAGCCAAAAGGTTGTGGCGTTTTTACAAGTACGAATACCGCCTTTGTAGAACATGGGCCTCGCCTCCCACGTCCGCTTAACCGGTAATGCCGACAGACGGCTCCATCAAAGAAACTTTAGCCATCACTTATAGACCGGCAAAAAAGTTCTTAATCCAATCAATGATCTGAGCAAAGATGCCTTTAGACTGCTCTAAGACCTGTTGGCCTTCCGGCGAGCTGAGATAATCCTTGGCCTTTGACGCTAAATCTTTTGCCACATCGGAATACTTGCCGGCTTCCTGAGCCACCTGATCCCAGTTGATATTTGCATTTTTCATCTTCGTAAAAAGTCCTACCAAACTCTCTACCTGATTGTCGGAGATGGTAATGTGATACTCTTGCGCCACGTTGTTGATCACGGTTCGAAGTTGCTCCTCATTAGCCGGCATATTCTTTTCCATCGCCACTTTAATGGAGTTGATAAGATCGTTGGTTTCTTGTTCTCCCATTTCTTCCGTAAGCTGCTGACTCACGACCATCTCTTCATTTGCCACTTTTTTCACTTCATCGGAAATCACAGCACCGGAGGTCTGTTCATAGGCTTTCATAATACCGGTTAAAGCGGCAGTCCCTGTGACAGAGTTCGGCGCAGTAATAACCACATCGGCATCTGTAACCCCCGCCGTGATGAGAGCATTTCGATAGGTAGATTCGGTAATGTAATTGATCTTGTCCGAAACGTCAATATCCAAGCCGCTTCCTGCTTCCGTATAGGTAATCAGGGAACTGGAGATGGCCTTGTGTCCAATTTTACCCGCCGGAACCACATCGCCAAGATACTTGTGTTCCTCATCATTGGTCACTTCAATAATTTGCGCATCCTTCGGCGCATTCAGCTCGTCTAAAATTGCAGACCGTTCATTGGTATCCAAATTGGCTCCAATACTGACCACACTGTCTCCAACAGCCGCATCGGCCAGAACCGAAGCTGGCAGTAGCATCAGCCCCGCCATAGCGATAACAGCAGGCAGCGAGCGAATCTTTTTCAGTTCTCGGGCAGATTTATGTGGCATCGTTGTATCATATTTTAAATTTCTCAAATTTTCACATCCTTTTCCTGATCTGATTGTAACAGAGCAATTTGAATAAATTGTGAAAATTCCAAAACCTTAGAAGTTTCTTAAGATATCCGAGCACTAAAAAAGACGAGGCGTACCTCGTCTTTATCAATGTATTAGAAGCGATTAAGCTCAACCATTTCCTTAAAGGTTTCAAGTTGTGTCTTGACTTGACCGAAATCGGACATTTGTTGGTCATAACCCATTTTGATCAGTGGAATGCCGGCTTCTTCATAAGCTTTCTTCAGGGACGGATACTCCATTTCTTCCGTGTCATTAAAGTTCATCATGAAGAGCAGACAGCCGTCAGCGTCATTATCTTCAGCAAGGCTGACCACATAAGCCGGACGTTTGGTGATATCCGGATCGTAAAGAATCGGATCTTCATCCATGCGGGCAAATTGATCGGCCAAAGCACGCATTGGATCGTCAATGGATGTATCGACATCAATTCTAAAGCCTCGAGATTCATGAGCTACATCGTCTGCGACAATATTGATGTCGTAGTCATCAAAGACTTGAAGAAGTCCCGGATTGTCCACAATGATACCGGAGGTAACCACTCTTGGGCCGTTCCATTCTTCTTCAGGCAGGGCTTTAAGAGCATCAACCAATGCACCGAGAAGCTCGTTGTATTCTTCTTTGAGCATATGCCATGACGCTTTCAGTACCAGAGTCCGGTCAGTCGCGGAGATCGTCTTTCTGTGTGAAGCTGCCAGTTTGATAAATTCCCGTTTTAAGCGGCGCATATCATTGTAGACTTCAAAAGTGTGCTTGAAGTTTTCATCGGGTACCGTCTCACCGGTCACTTCTTCCAAGCGCTTGCGAGCTTTGTCGAACATCTTGGCATTAAAAGTGATACCAAACTCTTCTTTTCTGTGTTGGCCGTGATTGAAAAATACCATCGGGATCTTGCGACCGGCAGATACTTTATAGTTTTGAGACAGCGGACGCAGGGTGTCATCCAACGTAGTGACCAACATGGCGCTCAAGCCGTCAAGAGTACCATCAAGAGACATTTCCAAGCAGCGTAGGGCTAAGGAATAGTAAAACGTAGGGAAGTAATTTTTAGCTTGGTCAATAGGACCTTGACCACCCCAAATGCCGATTGGCACCATGCCGCCGGCATGTACGATTTCTTCAGGTGCGTAATAAGGGAACACCCCTACCACTTTTTTGCCTTCTGCCAGGTATTTATCGATTTGTTCTCTTTGATTATTTGCAATGTGTGCCAGTGTATCAAGAATTTCTCTGATTTCCATACTCCACCTCCTTAAATTGTTGGTTTTGACCAATCGGTTGGCTTGGTGTTGTCAAAGTTAGTATAAACTTCTTCACCGGCAGCCTCACGTGCTTCTTTCCGTTCGTCCATAATTTCTACGAGACCTTGTACACGTGTCTTGTACTGTTCTTCGGAGAAGTTACGTTCATCAGCTTGGTCACCATCAAAGTGGACAACTGGAATATCCAGGTCTTCTTTCCAGCGACGTTCGATTTCAGGCATAGCTCCGGACCAAGGTTTGCAAGAGCGGTTGTAATTGACAAGAGCGCCGCTGATGCCGTTTTCTTTGGCCATCGTTTCACGCCATTCCACACCATCTTCAATACATACAGAGCAAGGTGCTTTAGAGTAAGCTGCTGCCATTTCACGAATACCATCATATTGGAATCCGAAAGCCGGTGCATAAACTACCGCTGTAACATTGACGCCGGCGTTTTTCAATGGCTCAAAAAGTGGACGTAGTGCCGGCCAGCAAGGAATCCCTTCAAAGAGAATACGGTGTTCTTCAGGATATTCCCAAGTGGATGTGCCTTCTCGAACGGATTGTTCAAACTCTTCAGCGAGAAGCTCAAAGCCTTCAGCGGCACGGACGTCGCAACGGGCAGCTACAATGTCAGCCATGTGGTTGAAAAGATCAAAACCGGAGAGCGGCGATGGTTTATAAGCCATGTAAGAGCAGGCTTTTAACCAGGCTGCTGCTGTACGGTTCGCCACATCACAGGCGGCATTGAATTTTTCTTCGTCAAATTTCTTGCCGGTCAGTTCTTCCAATTGATGAATCGCATGTTCAAATTGACCTACCATGTAATCAATCTTCTCTTCCGAGACA comes from the Peptoniphilus equinus genome and includes:
- the sfsA gene encoding DNA/RNA nuclease SfsA, whose translation is MKYHRTSTATFIRRLNRFIAEVKLEDAVIQVHVPNTGRCRELFLEGTPVVLEHAATSNRRTAYSLVSVYKGDRLINIDAQGPNKIVEEALNAGQILSQVKHLHLARERTEGDSRFDFYYEGIKEDTPVRGYIEVKGVTLEVENRAYFPDAPTLRGLKHLVGLSRLAEEGFENYVIFCIQMEGVVSFSPNTLMQPAFTKALKAMADTVGILAFDCHVTADDVTLKDAVPVMWD
- a CDS encoding YitT family protein, with amino-acid sequence MPKVFYDFFQINRSILLKLLAGTSLMSFVLVNIHMQSNITEGGVLGLTMLLYKLFGWDPAVTSPLLDFAAFSLGVTYFGRKFLKRTALCSLLFALFYKLFFTLGPVLPNLYQLPAVASILGGLGIGLGCGLIVHEGIAAGGDDALALVLSNRLNLKINRVYFLTDFSILILSLTYIPVNRIGFSLLTTVVSSLVIRQIEVLLPQKNGARSTI
- a CDS encoding DUF1002 domain-containing protein gives rise to the protein MRNLKYDTTMPHKSARELKKIRSLPAVIAMAGLMLLPASVLADAAVGDSVVSIGANLDTNERSAILDELNAPKDAQIIEVTNDEEHKYLGDVVPAGKIGHKAISSSLITYTEAGSGLDIDVSDKINYITESTYRNALITAGVTDADVVITAPNSVTGTAALTGIMKAYEQTSGAVISDEVKKVANEEMVVSQQLTEEMGEQETNDLINSIKVAMEKNMPANEEQLRTVINNVAQEYHITISDNQVESLVGLFTKMKNANINWDQVAQEAGKYSDVAKDLASKAKDYLSSPEGQQVLEQSKGIFAQIIDWIKNFFAGL
- a CDS encoding 2-hydroxyacyl-CoA dehydratase subunit D; this encodes MAKKVLEKIPGITPRPVEGHKPAAAVLRGVVDAVYGDAWDAKQRGELVGWSSSKFPIELAKAFDLQVVYPENHAATTAAKKDGLRLCNTAEDMGYDNDICGYARISLAFAAGEPTDARKMPQPDFVLCCNNICNMMTKWYENIARIHNIPMIMIDFPFQNTKDVSEEKIDYMVGQFEHAIHQLEELTGKKFDEEKFNAACDVANRTAAAWLKACSYMAYKPSPLSGFDLFNHMADIVAARCDVRAAEGFELLAEEFEQSVREGTSTWEYPEEHRILFEGIPCWPALRPLFEPLKNAGVNVTAVVYAPAFGFQYDGIREMAAAYSKAPCSVCIEDGVEWRETMAKENGISGALVNYNRSCKPWSGAMPEIERRWKEDLDIPVVHFDGDQADERNFSEEQYKTRVQGLVEIMDERKEAREAAGEEVYTNFDNTKPTDWSKPTI
- a CDS encoding 2-hydroxyacyl-CoA dehydratase subunit D — its product is MEIREILDTLAHIANNQREQIDKYLAEGKKVVGVFPYYAPEEIVHAGGMVPIGIWGGQGPIDQAKNYFPTFYYSLALRCLEMSLDGTLDGLSAMLVTTLDDTLRPLSQNYKVSAGRKIPMVFFNHGQHRKEEFGITFNAKMFDKARKRLEEVTGETVPDENFKHTFEVYNDMRRLKREFIKLAASHRKTISATDRTLVLKASWHMLKEEYNELLGALVDALKALPEEEWNGPRVVTSGIIVDNPGLLQVFDDYDINIVADDVAHESRGFRIDVDTSIDDPMRALADQFARMDEDPILYDPDITKRPAYVVSLAEDNDADGCLLFMMNFNDTEEMEYPSLKKAYEEAGIPLIKMGYDQQMSDFGQVKTQLETFKEMVELNRF